A region from the Vicia villosa cultivar HV-30 ecotype Madison, WI linkage group LG3, Vvil1.0, whole genome shotgun sequence genome encodes:
- the LOC131655971 gene encoding ribonuclease 3-like protein 3, translating into MAAQTHKELEETLLIQTCSLVIDDKKEETYHNHSPPPLPLHEVEAIIEYEFKNKHLLEEAFTHETYGADNDLSYNRLEYVGDAVLNLLIVNEQYFSYPNLGPRVLTLNKSKNLDTKKLARVAIKHGLERYLRHKRHNLEDKIQRFIEGPDDYSLYLTGQLYAPKVLADIVESTIGAIFIDSNLSLDVVWKVAKKLLEPIIEPEYVKKHPVSQLIEVCHKKKFKLQFVDLWKESSSIEVFINEKFVARGIYGPKKDIARYRAAKNALDILDISTSTMKDDITD; encoded by the exons ATGGCAGCTCAAACACACAAAGAGCTTGAAGAAACACTTCTGATTCAAACTTGTTCTCTCGTGATTGACGACAAAAAAGAGGAAACCTACCACAATCATTCTCCCCCGCCACTGCCACTACATGAAGTGGAAGCAATTATTGAATACGAATTCAAGAATAAGCACTTATTGGAAGAGGCTTTTACGCACGAAACTTATGGTGCTGATAATGACTTATCTTATAACCGGTTAGAATATGTAGGTGATGCTGTTCTTAACTTATTGATCGTAAATGAACAATATTTCTCTTATCCAAATTTGGGACCGAGAGTTTTGACTCTAAACAAATCAAAGAATCTTGATACGAAAAAACTCGCACGTGTGGCCATTAAACATGGCTTAGAGCGGTACTTGAGACACAAACGACACAATCTTGAAGATAAA ATTCAAAGATTTATAGAAGGACCCGACGACTATTCCTTATATTTAACTGGGCAGCTCTACGCACCTAAAGTTTTAGCCGATATTGTTGAATCAACCATCGGTGCTATTTTTATTGATTCTAACTTATCCCTTGATGTTGTGTGGAAG gtgGCAAAAAAATTACTTGAACCTATAATTGAGCCAGAATATGTTAAAAAACATCCTGTCTCGCAACTTATTGAAGTTTGTCATAagaaaaaattcaaattacaatttGTAGATTTGTGGAAAGAATCTTCTAGTATTGAAGTCTTTATAAATGAGAAATTTGTTGCAAGAGGCATTTATGGCCCTAAGAAAGACATTGCACGTTATAGAGCGGCAAAAAATGCTTTGGATATTTTAGATATAAGCACATCTACAATGAAAGATGATATTACAGATTGA